In the Ornithodoros turicata isolate Travis chromosome 5, ASM3712646v1, whole genome shotgun sequence genome, CTCTGAAAGCTATTTTGGCCTTTTTGGACagcataggacttcgatccttatgtgaaggagctcattatttcattccccacatcaccaccagcaattggGTACAATATCGccccctggcggtgaaactccccattcataatctcaaAACAAAGTTATTGTTGCATTATTGCATGCTTGTTTAATACACTAGTGTCTTTTTTTATCTTTTCTCCAGGTTATtatgcatgacaaatttgtactAACCAGAGCGCAGTACGATTATTGTCTGATTCGATTATCAGAACCGGTGAACTTCACGGAGTACATCGGGCCCGTGTGTCTACCAGAACCCGAGGAAGACTACACCGGCGCCATGTGCACAACGAGCGGTTGGGGTCGTACGGCGAACGGTATGGGACTTTGGATTTCGTCTATGACGCATTTTACGAAAAATTCCTCACCTTCGAAGGAAAGATGTCGCTGCACTGGCACCAACCCAAAAGGAAAGGACGGGGGCGACGTCTTTCGTGAAATCGCAGCTTAGGCTTTCTCTCTCCTCCTAGCTCTCAAGAAACGCGACGACGCCGAAGAGgactcggattggtctcctcatcCGATCTCCCACGATGATTGGCCAGATCGTTTGACGAGGAGATCAATGAGAGCTCGCTCCGCATTGccgaagagggggggggggggaaggccAAACTTGCGGTTTCTtatttcgctcataaatcagaCTTCACGCAAAAGTCTGACGCAACTTTGCTATTTGGTGCTGCGGGCGTTCCCCAAAAATAGAAATGAAAATAGCAAgcactatcaccaccaccaccagaaatGAAAATATAAGTTATGAAAATATATGGAAATTTGAAGATATGCAATCATGAAATATATCAAATCATGATATTGCAATATTAAATCTATGAGATAAATATGAAATAAATATGAAAATAAACTGCCATAATTTGTCTAAACTTGGCGTATTAATGAGCTTACGTCGCCTAATATTGGCCTTAGCGGTTCCTGCCTGGGAGCTTTCCTATACGGTGTACACCCGGACACGGCCTTTCGTTACTGCTGTAACGTTTAGAGACTTAAGTTCTGCGGGACAACGAAGAGAGCGAATTGCTTAACACACATATATTCCGCAGGGCATTCATATTCCGCATAGAACAGATTCACTCACTTACATGCATCATGactatttattcatttattgttACCGAGTAGTCTGACAATTAGACTCGTGACTCAACCGATCGCGTGCTTATTTTAACCAATGCAAGACGCGGCGTCACTTTTCAACACTTTCTCTTTTACGAATGCGTGTTGCCGAAAGTGCCGACGAACAGGAAAGCCTCCCGACTGTTCACGTGCCTTCGCTTCATTGCATGAACTGCATTATCGCGTGCTATAGCTCTACGTGTAAGTACCGTGAAAGCGGTGTAATTTGAAATAAGTTTAATCAGTACAAAGCGTGCAACTATTGACGAAACATCAAAACTGCATATTTCCCCCAACGAACACTTTCTTCTCTCATTCTTTCAGGTAGAACCCACACTGACATTCTGCAGAAAGTAGACCTACCCATTTGGACTAACGACGAATGCGCGCTGGCTTACGCAGGATATCTGTTCAATATTACTGATGACATGATCTGTGCTGGCTATAAAGAAGGAGGGAAGGGCACATGTTTCGTAAGTCGTAGCATTTATCATGAGAGTTTCAGCAGCGCATTACAGAAAAGCCATGGTACCATCCAGAGGTTAGTACGTTGAAAGATTTCGACGGCGGCAGCTTGTACAAAGTATCTTCGTACAGTGAGTGGGCGCAAAGCAGGTCTGATTGCACATAACTGGAGTTTAATggccatcacatcacatcaccatgataaggtgcgcgcctgcggcgccaaaaaaaagaaaagccgtACAATAAGTAACTGGCCCGACAACAGGCGCGGGATAGTTCTCTTTGGTCTCCGCTGAGCACGTGTCTGCGGTTGAGTGCTGCCATCTCTCGCGGGGAAAGCAGAACCCCACACAATACGTCCTgggcacaggggtgacacaaactcGCCGTTGTTGTAACTACGCTCAatcgggtgcttttggcaaaactaccatcttgtcctggtcgcacttcacagaaaacgtcattttgaggtcatgtgactttatttacatgtcgttttgccgtttaccgacatatttccgtggtcataacgccaagagatggacGTATCTTGCCAGCgaaaactatgcggtgcttcttccgcaacatgatAGCCCATTTCTctttagtttaagtacatcgcatcggctcagtgagtttTAATGCGCGGTTGTCatcgcatctttggaagtcgtcaacagtacgaggccttatgtgcaaagctgcgcgttttactgcgagattatcggataaaaataatttgCGTGATccaaagacatccaaaacgttgcgcagaaacaacaaccgcattgcttacaaacggtttggccgccgatcatcGCTGcaatctttaaggtcacgtgtgccctGACGTtcgctgtgacgtgcgaccaggacctgtccaggatgcattgcgttcgcaagcacgctttcgtctacggagcaatacactgGATGCCACCCTTGTGGTCCTGTGTTGATAAACTGGTAGACACTGCTTACAGCTTGGAGCCTAAGCTAGCATGGCTCATTCAATGGATAGTAGAAAGCAACACTGTAGGGTAAACGGCTCTCGTCATTGAAGTATATCATACCCTATTTCAACCTCTATTTCTAAATCAAGCCACTTCGTCATCTTGCTCAATTCAGCCTCACGCAGTGCTCCCCTAACCTACTCAGTGAAAACTTTCCTTTGTGCGTGTTGGTACATATCAACTTCCTTGGTAGCGCTGAAATGTACGGAAGATCACACGACAAAGACCACATACCCAGGCACTAGATTAACCTATCCGTACCTTACGATGTGGCAGCAGTGCACGCAGCGCTAAAcaacagagaaagagagagagagagagaaggatgtAGCTGGGCTGTTTAAACAGGGTTACGCTCGATTACGGGGTCTCCCGCTCCATTTCTTTCAGCAGAGGTATATGCAACTGGCCATCGCCCTTCACGTAATACATCTTCGACAAGCGCAGAACTTTATGCCACACTTCTCGCTATGCGGGAAATTAGTGAAAACCCTGCTCGCTCCTCGGATCCTGTAGCCCGgtttcaagttttttttttttttttcaagttgaTTGAGTGCAAAAGTATACATCATTTCACTGGGAGGCCCCTGTGCTTATTGAATTTCTGCAAGCCTCGAAGGAGGCTTGAACACAGGGTCACTCTATCGCATTCCAGTGGATCGCGGATGATGCGGGCATCATTGGAAACGAGGACGCATATCGAACGGCATTAAGCGCACATCAGCACATGCGACGTGTACCCTTATTATAGCCTCAGGAGGACCGCTGATACCTCGTTTCATCATTCACCGTCCCCAGGTTGCAGTCTCCATGACAACACGACATCACCCTCTCCCTGCTTTTCGCCGTAGGTCTCACTTCTACTTTATCTCTTTGCCGCCGAATGCCGCGCTGTGTTTCTGCTATCTCCCATTGCATGAGACCTAATGTGGCGTttgcaccggctttcaaacgaCGACTCGGATTCGCGCGGTGACCTGCGTCATATCCTCCTGACCCGACAGCAGTACAAGTGAGAGAGCGCCATCATGGAAAATGATCTGCGATGAGTCGATCATGAACATACGCTCCGTACAACAGGTGCAGGGCCTCCGCATTGCTGCAGGAGTTCCTCTCCTGCTCTGGTGTAATGGACGAACCCTAACACGGCACTGTTTCGTAGTCATCCCTCTCTCATCCCCTTCACTAAAGCAATGCGGCATTGTACCGTCTTAGCGGCGGTGATAGTCTTCCGGTCTCTCGTCCATCCTCTAAGGCCCCTTTGAATGTGTgtatttccttcttttttatttttttaaaggaatagcatgtcggcctacgcctgactaaccttccctccctttcttttttcaataaacataccccccatCACATCATTATCTTCCCATGCGTGTGCGTGAGTATGCGCGCACTGTCATTAACATATTCCTTTGTTTATGGTTAATCAGCTCCATTGTCCCCCGTTTCCCCTTTATAAAATGTTATCGTTATTCCTCCAGGGTGACTCTGGAGGTCCATTGGTCTGCGAAAGAGAAGACGGAAGTTGGGTTCAAGTTGGAATAACCTCGTGGGGAGGTAGAGGAAATAAATGCGCTTTGCCCAATGAACCATCTGTATTGGCGCGCGTCAGTTATGTTCTGGATTGGATTCAGTCTACCATTGGTGAAAACAGCCTGTGAAGAAAGACAGCAGTCAGCAACTTGCCAACTGCTCTATGACGTCATTAAAAACAAATTCCGAAACAGGTGTAGCGCTTCGTTTATTTTACTTTGTCGTTTCTCACATTTCAGTCGGTATATGGTTTATGCTTGCACTGGACCGATCAAACTTGTTAGACCAGTAAGACGTGTTTAAGACGGGACAGAGTTATTGCGGAGATACTGTTGCCATTACttccattatcctctccaacggagatagaCGCTTCtgcttgtctgcgttggtgtcacccttggcccacCAGCAATGGCGCCATGACGTCGCTCAATGGtcctcctccatgcagtggacccgccATTATTTTATGGATGCCAGGTTGTTTCTTTCGCAGCTTTACGTCACTTCTGCGGAGTCTACGTCTCAACgccgccttcacccctgtgtccCGGGCTAAGCTGGGTCACGGTAATACGACGCTGTGCCCGGCTTGCCACATCCCAGCTACAATttcccatatcatcgaggactgtgaccggTACATGCGTGAACGCCGGGTGTTTCGACGCCAGCTTGGactccttgaccatagaccattcagcttgtccaaaatacttggcccatggagctcccctgcggatcagtgccgggctcttcgctccctttttcctttcgtgcaagccactgcCCCCCTCGAAGCGCTCTAAGCAGAACTCCGACCTGCCGTtgcttcgcgttcaccatagttcaccctctcatattaacctctcccgtgtcatcatcacttctccttcatttgttgttcttgttgttactCATCAGTTTCGTAAAAACAGAGTGTAGGCCATCGCAAAAGGAAGCttattagatttttttttttttcactttctaaAGCAACCTTAGGTTAAACATTGACCAGTCGTCGACAGAGGCATGTGCAAGAATACACGATACGCCAATACACATTACGATAGGAGCATGTTAGAGGTTTGGACGAGAGATAAAGTAAGAAATGACCACTGACTgcaagggtagaaaatccagctaGCCGGTAAGG is a window encoding:
- the LOC135394020 gene encoding chymotrypsinogen B2-like; protein product: MKVAILFVVTIYCVLATKCGHRRNSNGGPRIIGGTDALPHEFPWQVSLWAKNSTLHLDTHYCGASVVNENWILTAAHCCADYPAFEFRALFGKHNLRQSEETQQRRYIEKVIMHDKFVLTRAQYDYCLIRLSEPVNFTEYIGPVCLPEPEEDYTGAMCTTSGWGRTANGRTHTDILQKVDLPIWTNDECALAYAGYLFNITDDMICAGYKEGGKGTCFGDSGGPLVCEREDGSWVQVGITSWGGRGNKCALPNEPSVLARVSYVLDWIQSTIGENSL